In the Spirochaetota bacterium genome, AATGGCTCCAAATTTATGCTTCTCGGTACATACTATTTTGTATCACAACCAGCTTATGAACCGATAATAGTAGACAACGAGGATGCTCTCGTTATTGGCGATTGGCCAACTTCATCCGGCAATACCTATGAATATGGCAAGGATATTCTCTACCATGAGTCAGGATTTGGACTCAACACTGTAACCTTCACCCCAAACCTGCCAGAATCAGGTAATTATGATATTTATGCCTGGTGGACAACGCACAGCAACCGCGCCACTGATGTTCCCTATACAATAAACTACAGCGGAGGATCCGATGTCGTTGTCATGAATCAGGAGAGAGGCGGAGGAGCATGGATATATCTCGGCACATACTATTTTAATGCAGGCACTGGTGGTTCAGTTATGATTTCCGATGATGCGAATGAATATATCATAGCTGATGCTGTAAAGTGGCAGTTATCATCTCAAAAGCAGTGCGTTGAGATAAGCGATGATGCTAACGGCTATATAATAACTGATGTTATTATGTGGGAACCACAAAATTAGCTACAATACAGCTAAAGCTATATAGTATTACCATGCTCTATGTTGGGGGTGTCCCATGCATCTTTGCCCTCTTAGGTAATTGCTCATGCTTATCATTTGTAATCGTGAGAGCCTCTATAATCTTTTTCCTGGTGTCCTTTGGATTGATTATTTCATCAATTACTTGAGATGTATATGTACTACCGAGATCAAAGACGTCCACCTTCTCTCTTGATCGATTAAGGTATCCCTCATAAGCATCATCCTCTATACCCTTTCCGTATACCCCCCTGTAATCGATTTCAGATGCCTCAACAGCAAAACGCGTAATAGGCCATGCATAGCACAAATCCACTCCCATGGCCTTTGTACCACCCATAATTAGGCTACCGGCATCAGAATAGGCCTCCCTTAAAATAATGCTGATTTTGGGTATGGTAGCATTAGAATATACATCCAAAATCTTGCCAAAGTGCCTTAAGAGTCCAATGGATTCCTGATCTTCACCCGGCACAAAGGGTGGCGTATCAACCAGATTTACGAGGGGGATATTATAGGCATTCAATACCTGTAAGAAACGATAGTATTTATCGCATGAATTTATTTCCAGTATGCTGCCCGGCTCTATTGGATTGTTTGCCACAAGACCCACAACCTGGCCGCCCATCCTACAAAAGCAGGTGATGATATTTTTTGCATATTCATCCTTAATTTCATAGTATTCACCATCATCCACCAACAATTTAATCACTTCATGCATGTTATATTTTTCATCAAAATTATCCGGCACGATCTTGATAAGATCACTGACCTCGCGGTTTGGATCATCAGATGTTTCCTTGACCGGCGGTTTTTCCCTATAATTTGAAGGCAGATAGCTAAGCAAAGCACGTGTCTTTTCAATTGTCTCCCTATCATTGGCGCCCACCACATCACAGGTGCCGCTATGGACCATATGATAATCCGCATTGCCCACTTCTTTATCAAATTGTTCTGATGTAGCCGCCTTGGCCTGTCTTGGACCAGCAAGCCAAAGATTGGCTGTCTCCCTGCTCATTAAAAGGAATTCGCACAGGGTAGGAGCATAAGCCTGACCAGCTATACAGGGTCCCATCAATACATTTATCTGAGGTATCAACCCGGAATATCGTGATATTAGACAGAAGTACCAGTCAATATGTGACATCATAACATCCTGATACCCTAGTCTTCCTCCTGATGAATCGAGCAGCCAAACCATTGGGATACCCCAGTTAGCTGCCATAATTATTAATTCAGCGCACTTCTGAATATGCTGCACACCCAGAGATCCCCCGATTACAGTAAAATCACTGGCATAAACTGCCACCTTTCTGCCATCAACCAAACCCGTGCCTATTATACCTCCATCGCATGGAGCATCAGCCTTTCTGCCGTCCATTCTGTGACCGGTAGTATTGACACAAGAGCCGATTTCCTTAAAGGTTCCTGGATCAAGCAAGCAGTCAATTCTCTCACGTGCCATTAATTTATTTCGACTGTGTTGTCTCTCCACATGTTTAATCCCACCACCAATTAGGTTATTCTCATGAATTTCTTGTAATCTCTGAATCGCATTGTTCATTCTTTCGCCCATCATTTCACCTCTCTTGATATAATTACGCAGGTTTAATAAAAGTCTTCTTTTTAGGCAATTCCTCCTGTTTGTTCATTGTAGCTTGAATTGCCTTTATAATCTTTGAACGAGTATCTCGAGGATCAATAGCATCATGTATCATATAATAGGATGTCCAGAACTTTGAAAGAAACATAACATTCATATGCTCCCTTATAGCGCTCACATAGGCATTATAGAGTTCATCATAATTCCCCTGCTCTCTTGCCTTATCAAGCTCCTTATGAAAAACAGCCTGGACTATCGCCTCAGGTCCTGTAGGTGCAAACTCTCCCGTAGGCCATCCGTATACAAAATCGGGATGCATTTGAGAACAACCCATTACAATATTTGCGCCTCCATAGGCCCTTCTCAATACAATTGTAATTTTTTGATTTGTTAGATGCGAATAGGAATGTAAATTTTTAGCTCCATGCCTGATTATTCCCAGTCTTTCCCATTTATCACCTGGAACATAAGCGGTTGAATCCACCATAGTAATGAGTGGTATATTAAAGGCATCCAAAAAATTTATAAAACGATCATATTTATCTGAGGAGTCAATCTCAAAAACACCGCTCATCTCTTCAGGATTGTTTGCTGCAATACCAGCGACATGTCCCCCAAATCTGGCAAAGCCTATTACCATATGAGAGGCAAAATCTTCCTTCAATTCAAAGAATTCACCATTATCCACAATCTTCTCAATTATCTCATGAATATCATATGTGTACTTCGGATCATCCGGCATAACATCAAG is a window encoding:
- a CDS encoding carboxyl transferase domain-containing protein, translating into MMGERMNNAIQRLQEIHENNLIGGGIKHVERQHSRNKLMARERIDCLLDPGTFKEIGSCVNTTGHRMDGRKADAPCDGGIIGTGLVDGRKVAVYASDFTVIGGSLGVQHIQKCAELIIMAANWGIPMVWLLDSSGGRLGYQDVMMSHIDWYFCLISRYSGLIPQINVLMGPCIAGQAYAPTLCEFLLMSRETANLWLAGPRQAKAATSEQFDKEVGNADYHMVHSGTCDVVGANDRETIEKTRALLSYLPSNYREKPPVKETSDDPNREVSDLIKIVPDNFDEKYNMHEVIKLLVDDGEYYEIKDEYAKNIITCFCRMGGQVVGLVANNPIEPGSILEINSCDKYYRFLQVLNAYNIPLVNLVDTPPFVPGEDQESIGLLRHFGKILDVYSNATIPKISIILREAYSDAGSLIMGGTKAMGVDLCYAWPITRFAVEASEIDYRGVYGKGIEDDAYEGYLNRSREKVDVFDLGSTYTSQVIDEIINPKDTRKKIIEALTITNDKHEQLPKRAKMHGTPPT